In Pseudomonas sp. Q1-7, the genomic window CGTCACCGAACATGGCCTGGTAGCCGAGATAGAAAGTGTGGCCGCCGTGCTTGGCCGAGAGCAGGGAGTAAAAGGCCTGGTTGTCGATCTCGCCCGCCAATTGCTTGCCGTCCTCTGCCGAGTCGAAATAGCCGATGTTGGCGCCGAGTACCCACTGGCCGACCGGCTCACTGTGCTTGAGGCTGAAGTGACGCTGGTTGTAGATGTCCTCCAACTGGGCGTACCAGGCGCCGACCGAGGTACGCGTGGCGTTGAAGGCGTAGTCGGCGCCGGCATAGTTGAAGCGGTCCGTGGTGATCAACCCGCCGGCATTGCGCAGCGGGACGAACCCGAGCATGGCGCCCAGTTCCTCGTCACCAGCCTCGTTGCGCAGGCTGGTGGAGCGCAGTTGGCCGCCCTGCAGAGTCAGGCCGGCGATCTCGTTGGAGACGATACTGGCGCCTTGGTAGGTCGGCGGCAGCAGGCGGATATCGCCGAAGTACAGCACCGGCAGCATTAGCTGCTGTTCGCCGATCTTCAGCTCGGTCTTCGATAACTTGACCTTCAGTGCTGCCCCCAGGCGGCTGTAGTCATCGGCCGCCCTGCCCTCTTCGGTCACCGGCAGCAGGCCGGTATTGACCCGATCCGGGCTGCTATCGAGTTTGATCCCCAGCAGGCCCAAAGCATCCACGCCAAAGCCCACGGTGCCCGGGGTGTAGCCGGATTTTACATTGAGGATGAAGCCCTGGGCCCACTCCTCGGCCTTGGACTGCTGGTTCGGCCCGACGATGTCGGAGAAGTCGCGACTGAAGTAGTAATTGCGTGCTTGCAGGGTCGCCGTGGCGTCCTCGAAAAAATCGCTTTCGGCAGCCAGAGCCTGGATCGGCAACCCCAGCAGCAAACCGGTGTAGAACAGGCAATGGGTGGGTTTGCATGGGCGAGTCAAGGGAAAGGTCATTGTTGTAAGCTCTCTTTCTTATTAGATTTTTAGGCAAAAGAGTTCCCACAGGCCTCTTGCAGGTCCATGTGTGGCAAGTGGGAACTCTTGAGAGGTACAGCGTTCAAGCAGTGCGTGGTTTGTCGTTACTGGCCGACGGCAGCGCGACGCTAGACGGCCCGCTCACGGTGCAGTTCACCGAGCAACCAGGACACCGCCACGCCGATCACCAGCGCCCAGAACGGCGCGCTGATACCGAACAGGCTGAACTTGCTCATGGCCACCACCAGGGCAACGAATGCACCGATCTGGCAACCGGTTTCCTTGTGGAAGGCCTGCTGCAACGAGCTGAGCAAAACGCCGATCATCGCCAGGCCGGCGACCACCAGGATCAACTCACGCGGCAAGGCGAGGATGAACGGCACGGCGACACCGGCGAACACGCCAAACAGGGCGAACAGCACGCCATTGACCAGGGTCGCCCCGTAGCGTTGACGCGGATCGTCGCCGGCCTGCTCGGAACTGCAGATCGCCGTCATCGGCCCGGCGATATTGGCGTTGTGCCCGCCCAACAGCCCGGCCAGCATGCCGCCCACGCCGCTCACCACGGTCATCGCATTGACCGGTGGTTTGTAACCCTCGACCATCAGTACACCGGTGGCCTGGGCATTCTCGGCACCGATTACCAGCGCCGCCAGCGGCACCGATATGGCGAAGAATGTAGCCAGGGTGAACATGGGAGTGGTGAAAGCCGGCATGACGAAGGCGATATCCACTTCTGCCGGTTTCAGCAGGCCCATCGCCAAGGCCACGGCGAACCCCACCACCCCGGCAGCCAGTACCGGCGGCACCGCCTTGACGAAGCGCATGACCAGGAAGAAGGTCAGCGCCGCCAGACCAGCCATCAGCGGAGCGCTGCCGACCGCGTCTACCGCGCCGACGCCAAAGCGAATCATCGCCCCGGCGATCATCGCCATGACGATGGGCATCGGCAGCCAGCGCATCAACTTGCCAATCACCCCGCTCAAGCCGAGCAGCAAGACCAGCGCACCGCTCATGATGAAAGCGCCGACCGCCTGGCGAAAATCCAGACCGCCAAGTGCCGCGATCAAGATCGCCGCGCCAGGAATCGAATAAGCGCCGCAGATCGGCTGGCGGTAGCGCAGCGCCATGCCGATGCTGATCAGTCCGCCGAGCACGTAGATGGCGAATAGCCAGGCAACCGTCTGGCCATTGCTCAAATGGCCGGCTTCGGCGGCGCTGATGACGATCAGCGCCGGCCCGGAACAGCCGAACAGCGCGGCTACTACCCCGGCACTGACCGACTTGAGGGTGATTGCCTCTCGGATTGAGTAGCCCGATGAGGCGCCGGAAGGTGGTGCAAAAACAGTGTTCGCTTTATTGCCAGGCATGACCCGTTCTCCGCGATTGTTGTTGTAATGCGGTATGACCGTTGTCTGCCGAGGCCTGCCGCTGGCAAGCCCCGACGGGAAGGTTACTCGCCGCGGAATACCGCCGTCCGCTTGCTGTGGAACGCCTCGACGCCTTCCTTGAAGTCGTGCGAGCTGCGCAGGCGGCTGTAGCAGTGGCCTTCCATCTCGATGGCCACGCTCAGCGGCGCGTCTTCGTTGTCGTTGATCAACCGCTTGGCCGTGCGCTGGGCCAGCGGCGAGAAGCGCCGCAGTTCATCGACCAGCGCGTCTACCGTGCTTTCCAGCTCGGCGTCCGCCACGCACTCGGTGGCGATACCCCACTCGTAGGCCTGTTCGCCGCTGATGCGTTTGGCACGCATGACCATGTGCTTGGTGCGGGCCACACCGATGATCTTCTGCAGACGCGCCGAGCCACCGGAGCCGGGGATCTGCCCGAGATTCTGCTCGGGCAATGCGTAGCGAGTAGTCTCCGAGGCGATACGGAAATCGCAGGCCAGCGACAGCTCGAAACCGACGCCGAAGGTGTAGCCACGGTTGGCGGCGATCACCGGCTTCTCGCAGCGCACCGGCGCGGCAACGTTCCAGGCCAGCTTGGAGACGTGCTCCGGCGAGGCCTCGAGGAAGCCCTTGATGTCGCCCCCGCTGGAGAAGTGCTCGCCCACCGCGCGCAGCACGATGACGCGCACTTGCGGATGTGCGTCAAGCGCTTCGAAGACCTGGCGCAGTTGGTCGCGCTGGGCCATGGAGATGACGTTCAGCGGCGGGCGGTTGAGGATGATGTCGGCGCGCTCACGGGCCACATCGACCTCGACCTGGAAGCCGTCGAACGGGGTTTCGAGAAATTGCTGGATCGCTTGCAGTTGCATGATAGATGTCCTCGGGATAATGAGCGGTCAGCCTTTTTGGGCCTGTTCCTGGTGCTGAGCCAGCAAGACGCGGCGCAGCACCTTGCCGACGGGGGATTTGGGAATTTGATCGATGAACTGGTAACGCCGCGGACGCTTGAACTTAGCCAGACCGGAGCTGATGCAGTGGGCATCCAGTTCGCTTTCGCTGACCTCGGCCCGCAGCTTGATGAAGGCGGCGATGATCTTGCCCCACTGCTCGTCCGGCAAACCGACCACCACCACTTCCTCGACGGCGGGGTGCAGTGAGAGCACGTTCTCGATCTCCACTGGACTGACGTTCTCGCCGCCGGTGATGATCAGGTCGTCCACCCGCCCGGTGACAAACAGGTCGCCGTCCTCATCGAAATAGCCGGTGTCACCGGTGAAGTACCAGCCTTCGCGCAGCGCCTTGGCAGTGGCTTCGGGGCGGTTCAGGTAGCCTTCGAACGCCTCGTCACTGGCCAGGTCGGCGATGATCTGGCCCTCCTCCATGGGCTTGGTTTGCACCTGAGCCGATTCGGCGTCGATCGGCACCACACGCACCCGCTGGTTCAGCGCGCTGCGCCCCGAGGAGCCAGGCTTGCGGCTGGCCTGCTGGTCGATGGTGAAGGTATAGATCTCCGAGCTGCCGTAGTGGTTTACGAACAACTGCGGCTGGAACGCCTGCTCGACGCGGCGCATCAGCCCGTCGCTCATGGGTGCGCCGGCGAAGCCGATTTTCTCCACGCTGGCGACCCGTTCGCGGGCGAAGGCTGGGTGCTCGATGAGCATGTGATAGAGAGTCGGTACCAGGTACAGGTTGCTGACCTGTTCCCGCTCGATAGCCTCCAGGGTAGCCTCGACGTCGAACTTCGGCACGCAGACGAAATGCCCGTCGATCAGCGCCATGGCCAGCAGCGAGCGCACGCCCATGGTGTGGTACAGCGGCATCACGCCGAGGGTGCACTCGCCGTGGCGATAGAGGTTCTGCGCCACATGTGCGACCGCCGCGGCGCGTTCCGCGCGGTGCCGGCGTGGTACGCCCTTGGGCTTGCTGGTGGTGCCCGAGGTATAGAGCAGCAGGGAGAAATCCTCGGGTGTGGAGCGCAGGATGGTCGCTGTCGGCGCCTCTGCGCAAAGCTCGGCGAAGCTCAGGTCGCCGTCCGCGGCGCGCTCACCCACGGCGATCCGCGGCAGATCGATCGCGGCCGCGCAGGCTGCGACCGCGGCAACGGTGGAGTCGTCGTAGGCCAATGCGCGGATCTGCGCATCTTCGATGCAGTAGGCCAACTCCTCCGCAGTCAAGCGCCAGTTCAGCGGGGTCATTACGATGCCGGCGAACTGGCAGGCCCAGTGCAGGGTTGCCATCTGCCAGCGGTTCTGCATGGCCACCAGCAGGCGATCACCCCTGCCCAGCCCGAGCGACTCGAGGCCGTGGGCGACACACTGGATTTCGGCGAACCACTGTTCGTAGGTTTTTTTCACTGTGCCGTCGCTGACCGCAGTGGCCAGTGGACGGCGTTCCACGGCAGCAAGGAAGCTGCGTCCCAGATCGAACATTATTGTTGTACCTCTTCGTTCGTTTGGCGTTGGGCAGCCACTTCCAGCACCGCCTGGACGATGCCGGTGTAACCGGTGCAGCGGCACAGGTGCCCAGAGAGCATGTCGCGCACTTCGGCCTCGCTCGGGTCGGGCTGCCGCTCGAGGAAATCCACGCAGGACATGAGGATGCCCGTAGTGCAGAAACCGCACTGCAGGGCGTGATGACGGCGGAACGCCTGTTGCAGGTCGCTCAGCGTGTCGTCGTCGGCCAGCGATTCGACTGTCTCGATGCGCCGCTCGTGGGCCTGCACGGCGAGCATCAGGCAGGAGCGCACGGCGACGCCGTCCACCAGCACCGTGCAGGCGCCGCAGACGCCGTGTTCGCAGCCGACATGGACGCCTGTGGCGCCGAGGTCGTGGCGCAGGAAATCGCACAACTGGGTGCGCGGCTCGGCCAGGCCTTCGCGCGAGCGACCATTGAGTTCGAGACGGACGGGGAAACGTTGTTCGGCGGTTGCGCGCATGTTCAGACTCCTTCGATGAGCCGGTGACCCAGCTCGCGAATCAGTTGCCGGCGGTAGGCCGCGCTGGCGTGCACATCGTCCTGGGCGTCGAGCGACCAGGCGGTTTCGTTGAGCGCGTCGGCTAGCGCCGCGCCGCGCGGCAGGCTGCGCACCACCGGGCGATCGGCGACCCCGCCGACGCCCAGGCGCACTTCGTCGGTGCCGACACAGGCGGCCAGCGAGACGATGGCGAAGTCGCCGTGGCGCATGGCGATTTCCCGGAAGCGGTAGCCGATGCCCTCGCGTTTGAGCGGGAAGCGCACCTCGACGAGCAGTTCGTCAGCGCGTTTGTCGGTAGTGAGGATCCCCTGGAAGAACTCGGCGGCCTTGACCACGCGCCTGCCCTTCTTCGACTCCAGGACGATCTCGCCGCCTAAGGTCACCAGGCACAGCGGCAGCTCGGCGCTGGGATCCGCGTGGGCCACCGAACCGCACACGGTGCCGCGGTTGCGGGTCTGGAAGTGGCCGATCCAGGGCATCGCCAGGGCCAGCAGCGGCACCTCGTCGACCAGCGTCGACCGCGCCAGCAGCTGCGCCTGGCGCACCGCCGCGCCAACGGCCAGGCAATCCTTGCGCAGCTCGATATAGTCCAGGTCGGCGACTTGGTTGATGTCGATCAGCAGCTTGGGCTGGGCCAGGCGCATGTTCAGCACCGCCATCAGCGACTGCCCGCCGGCAATGATGCGCGCCTCCTGGCCATACTCGGCGAGCAGCTCGAGCACCTGGCGGCGGCTCTCGGCGCGGACGTAATCGAAGGCAGCCGGTTTCATTGCGCACCTCCCTTGCCGAACAGCCTGGCGAACAGCGCACGCAGGCGCGCCCACCAGCCACCAGCGATCGCCTGGCCACTGACCCGCTGCGACAGGCGGGTGAAAATCTGCCCGATGATCACTTTCGAGGCCCCTTGCATCATGCGGCTGCCGACCGCGGCGACCTTGCCGCTGACGGCGACCTGGTATTGGTATTCCAGGCGCGTGTGACCGTTCTCCAAGGCGACGAAACGCACCCTGGCGTGGCCCTCGGCCGAGCCCATGGAGCTGGTGCCGGAGCCGGACAGGCGCAACGAATGCGGTGGGTCCAGCTCGCTCAAGGCGACCTTGGCCTCGAAGCGTGCGCGGATCATGCCCACGCCGACGGTGACGTCCGCGCGGTAGCGATTCTCGCCCTGCAGTTCGAGGGCATGGCAGCCGGGGATGATCGCCGCCAGGGTGGCCGGGTCGAGCAGGGTGTCGAACACCTGCTGTGGCGGGGCCGGGATCACCACCGCATCGTTGGCGCGCAGGGCCGAACCACCGGCCGGCTCTGCGGCGAAACCGTCGTCCTGCTGCATGCCGGCCGGCCGCGGCGGCTCGTCGATGCCAATCAGCGTGCGCACCTTCGAGGGTGTCAGCGGGAGGCGGATGTCGGCGCGGCCGAGGGCATCGGCCACGGCGTTGGCGATGCATACCGGAGTGCTCATGTTGTTGCCCTCGCCGACGCCCTTGGCCCCCAGAGGGGTGAACGGCGACGGTGTTTCCAGGTGCAGGATCACGGGCTCGAGCACTTCCGGTGCAGTGGGCACCAGGTAGTCGGCGAAGGTTCCAGAGAGGAAGCTGCCGTCCTCGCCATAGGCGAACTCCTCCATCAGCGCCGCGCCAAGCCCCTGGGTAAAACCGCCGCGGATCTGCCCGTCGACCAGCGCGGGATTGAGCAGGCGGCCGGCATCGTGGCACGTCACGTAGCGGTCGATGTGAATCTCGCCGGTGACGCGGTCGATCTCCAGGCCACAGATGTCAAAGACGAAGCCGTAGCACAGTGAGCTGTTGATGAGATCGCCGTCGTCTGGCGCCATGAGCTGCGGCGGGCTCCAGAATGCGGTCTCGCGCAGGCCACCCGGCTCGCCTTGCGGGAGCAGGCCAGGCGTCCAGTGGGTGGCGCCGGCGATGCGGTGAAAGGGTGCAGAAGGACCGCCGTTAGCGACGAAGATCTTGCCGTCGGCGAAGCGGATGTCTTCCGGTTTGGCTTGCAGTTGCGCGGCGGCGATCGCGGCGAGGCGATCGCGCACCTTCAGCGCAGCCTGGTAGACCACCCCGGCCACCGCGCCGGCGAAGCGGCTGGAATAGTTGCCCGAGGCGATCGACCACGCATCCTTCTGGGTGTCCAGTTCGACGTTGACCACGATCGACTCCAGCGCCACGCCGAGCACATCGGCGACTACCTGAGCCACCGCGGTCTGGTGCCCCTGGCCCTGGGGCGTCGAAGAGACGTGCACGCTGACGTCACCGAGCGGGCCGACGTTGATGGTCGCCGTGCTCACCGCACCGTTCTTCGGCCCGGCCTTGCGCCGTTCCTCGGGAGTCATCGCAGTGGTGATGTAGCCCATGTTGGAGATCGACGGCTCGATCACCGCGGCATAGCCGATGCCGTACAGCCGGCCTTCGCCGCGCGCCTGGTCGCGGCGGCGCAACAACTCGTCGAGACCGCCGTCCTTGACCGCCAAATCGATGCCGGCCTGGTAATTGCCGGAATCCAGCAGAGCGCCGGCCGCGGCACGGTAGGGGAAGGCGTCGGCCGGTACCAGGTTGCGGCGGATCACCTCCAGCGGATCGAGATCCAACTGCACGGCGATATGCTGCAACAGACGCTCCAGGGCGAAGTACACCTGCGGGCCGCCGAAGCCTCGGTTGAGGCCGGTGGGGGTCTTGTTGGTCAGCACCACGCGGTTGCGCACCAGCAGATTACGAATCGCATAGGCCCCCGTGAGGTTGCCGTGCATGCGGTAGAAGGTGGCCGGCTCCGGTGCGCGCAGGTAGGCGCCGCAGTCGTCGATCTGGTCATAACGCAGGGCGGTGATGCGACCGTCTGCCTGCACCGCCGCCTCTATTTCGGTGACCCGATTGG contains:
- a CDS encoding benzoate/H(+) symporter BenE family transporter, translating into MPGNKANTVFAPPSGASSGYSIREAITLKSVSAGVVAALFGCSGPALIVISAAEAGHLSNGQTVAWLFAIYVLGGLISIGMALRYRQPICGAYSIPGAAILIAALGGLDFRQAVGAFIMSGALVLLLGLSGVIGKLMRWLPMPIVMAMIAGAMIRFGVGAVDAVGSAPLMAGLAALTFFLVMRFVKAVPPVLAAGVVGFAVALAMGLLKPAEVDIAFVMPAFTTPMFTLATFFAISVPLAALVIGAENAQATGVLMVEGYKPPVNAMTVVSGVGGMLAGLLGGHNANIAGPMTAICSSEQAGDDPRQRYGATLVNGVLFALFGVFAGVAVPFILALPRELILVVAGLAMIGVLLSSLQQAFHKETGCQIGAFVALVVAMSKFSLFGISAPFWALVIGVAVSWLLGELHRERAV
- a CDS encoding (2Fe-2S)-binding protein, with amino-acid sequence MRATAEQRFPVRLELNGRSREGLAEPRTQLCDFLRHDLGATGVHVGCEHGVCGACTVLVDGVAVRSCLMLAVQAHERRIETVESLADDDTLSDLQQAFRRHHALQCGFCTTGILMSCVDFLERQPDPSEAEVRDMLSGHLCRCTGYTGIVQAVLEVAAQRQTNEEVQQ
- a CDS encoding enoyl-CoA hydratase/isomerase family protein, giving the protein MQLQAIQQFLETPFDGFQVEVDVARERADIILNRPPLNVISMAQRDQLRQVFEALDAHPQVRVIVLRAVGEHFSSGGDIKGFLEASPEHVSKLAWNVAAPVRCEKPVIAANRGYTFGVGFELSLACDFRIASETTRYALPEQNLGQIPGSGGSARLQKIIGVARTKHMVMRAKRISGEQAYEWGIATECVADAELESTVDALVDELRRFSPLAQRTAKRLINDNEDAPLSVAIEMEGHCYSRLRSSHDFKEGVEAFHSKRTAVFRGE
- a CDS encoding FAD binding domain-containing protein, which gives rise to MKPAAFDYVRAESRRQVLELLAEYGQEARIIAGGQSLMAVLNMRLAQPKLLIDINQVADLDYIELRKDCLAVGAAVRQAQLLARSTLVDEVPLLALAMPWIGHFQTRNRGTVCGSVAHADPSAELPLCLVTLGGEIVLESKKGRRVVKAAEFFQGILTTDKRADELLVEVRFPLKREGIGYRFREIAMRHGDFAIVSLAACVGTDEVRLGVGGVADRPVVRSLPRGAALADALNETAWSLDAQDDVHASAAYRRQLIRELGHRLIEGV
- a CDS encoding xanthine dehydrogenase family protein molybdopterin-binding subunit yields the protein MNLYQPDLVTPHSSHIGARQSRVEDAALLRGLGCYADDAAIPPGTLHAAIVRSPHPHARITAVDFSKALLMKGVHGVLIGEDVKRWALPFPVGVRQPMEHWCIAVDKVRYVGEPVAVVIAESRYLAEDALEGVRVDYELLPPIIDPEAATTEQAPVLHEAVGSNVVNERHFRYGEPEQAFEQAPHRVSLKVSFPRSSCTPIECYVVLAQYGRATGIYDVLANFQGPYALHTVMARALNVPSNRLRLRTPKDSGGSFGIKQGVFPYVVMMGLAARKVGAPVKWVEDRLEHLQGASSATNRVTEIEAAVQADGRITALRYDQIDDCGAYLRAPEPATFYRMHGNLTGAYAIRNLLVRNRVVLTNKTPTGLNRGFGGPQVYFALERLLQHIAVQLDLDPLEVIRRNLVPADAFPYRAAAGALLDSGNYQAGIDLAVKDGGLDELLRRRDQARGEGRLYGIGYAAVIEPSISNMGYITTAMTPEERRKAGPKNGAVSTATINVGPLGDVSVHVSSTPQGQGHQTAVAQVVADVLGVALESIVVNVELDTQKDAWSIASGNYSSRFAGAVAGVVYQAALKVRDRLAAIAAAQLQAKPEDIRFADGKIFVANGGPSAPFHRIAGATHWTPGLLPQGEPGGLRETAFWSPPQLMAPDDGDLINSSLCYGFVFDICGLEIDRVTGEIHIDRYVTCHDAGRLLNPALVDGQIRGGFTQGLGAALMEEFAYGEDGSFLSGTFADYLVPTAPEVLEPVILHLETPSPFTPLGAKGVGEGNNMSTPVCIANAVADALGRADIRLPLTPSKVRTLIGIDEPPRPAGMQQDDGFAAEPAGGSALRANDAVVIPAPPQQVFDTLLDPATLAAIIPGCHALELQGENRYRADVTVGVGMIRARFEAKVALSELDPPHSLRLSGSGTSSMGSAEGHARVRFVALENGHTRLEYQYQVAVSGKVAAVGSRMMQGASKVIIGQIFTRLSQRVSGQAIAGGWWARLRALFARLFGKGGAQ
- a CDS encoding AMP-binding protein, which encodes MFDLGRSFLAAVERRPLATAVSDGTVKKTYEQWFAEIQCVAHGLESLGLGRGDRLLVAMQNRWQMATLHWACQFAGIVMTPLNWRLTAEELAYCIEDAQIRALAYDDSTVAAVAACAAAIDLPRIAVGERAADGDLSFAELCAEAPTATILRSTPEDFSLLLYTSGTTSKPKGVPRRHRAERAAAVAHVAQNLYRHGECTLGVMPLYHTMGVRSLLAMALIDGHFVCVPKFDVEATLEAIEREQVSNLYLVPTLYHMLIEHPAFARERVASVEKIGFAGAPMSDGLMRRVEQAFQPQLFVNHYGSSEIYTFTIDQQASRKPGSSGRSALNQRVRVVPIDAESAQVQTKPMEEGQIIADLASDEAFEGYLNRPEATAKALREGWYFTGDTGYFDEDGDLFVTGRVDDLIITGGENVSPVEIENVLSLHPAVEEVVVVGLPDEQWGKIIAAFIKLRAEVSESELDAHCISSGLAKFKRPRRYQFIDQIPKSPVGKVLRRVLLAQHQEQAQKG
- a CDS encoding OprD family porin, with the protein product MTFPLTRPCKPTHCLFYTGLLLGLPIQALAAESDFFEDATATLQARNYYFSRDFSDIVGPNQQSKAEEWAQGFILNVKSGYTPGTVGFGVDALGLLGIKLDSSPDRVNTGLLPVTEEGRAADDYSRLGAALKVKLSKTELKIGEQQLMLPVLYFGDIRLLPPTYQGASIVSNEIAGLTLQGGQLRSTSLRNEAGDEELGAMLGFVPLRNAGGLITTDRFNYAGADYAFNATRTSVGAWYAQLEDIYNQRHFSLKHSEPVGQWVLGANIGYFDSAEDGKQLAGEIDNQAFYSLLSAKHGGHTFYLGYQAMFGDDGLPRVFANVSPLGNEVPTFTFDSADERSWQVRYDYDFAAMGLPGLVAGVRYLTGDNVDTGRGFEGNEWERDLDVGYVVQSGSFKGLGVKVRNVTARSNYRTDVDENRLILSYTLTLF